A part of Marinifilum sp. JC120 genomic DNA contains:
- a CDS encoding TPM domain-containing protein codes for MALFIKPHGKTGTERFFRMIGMVIILGLVVYAFWMNNQSTMEKIQARNALWDQTKVLDRSERDYIQGFIRSMRNEFGVTVRIQIILDPITEQEVDPKELLIVLSPPQQEVGMYFPGLVHHALGNEFISELENKHFENHFADEEWPASLMTSLSMIWERLVNVESKQPVPEVHAEEDDSQPDPESSAHEE; via the coding sequence ATGGCATTGTTTATAAAACCACATGGTAAGACCGGTACGGAACGGTTTTTCAGAATGATCGGGATGGTTATAATTCTCGGTCTCGTTGTTTATGCCTTCTGGATGAACAACCAGTCTACAATGGAAAAAATTCAGGCCCGTAATGCACTCTGGGACCAGACCAAGGTTCTGGATCGCTCCGAGCGTGATTACATTCAGGGTTTTATAAGAAGCATGCGCAACGAATTCGGGGTCACGGTTCGGATTCAGATCATTCTCGACCCGATCACGGAACAGGAAGTTGATCCCAAGGAGCTTCTGATCGTTCTTTCTCCTCCTCAGCAGGAGGTAGGAATGTATTTTCCCGGTCTTGTGCATCATGCCTTGGGAAATGAATTTATTTCGGAGCTTGAAAACAAACATTTTGAAAATCATTTTGCTGATGAGGAATGGCCCGCATCGCTCATGACTTCCCTGTCTATGATCTGGGAGCGACTGGTTAACGTTGAATCCAAGCAGCCCGTTCCTGAAGTGCACGCAGAGGAAGACGACAGTCAGCCTGATCCTGAATCATCAGCCCACGAGGAATAA
- a CDS encoding ribonuclease HI, translating to MSKKKMTIYTDGSCLGNPGKGGYGAVLLFNEHRKELAQGYKRTTNNRMEMRAVIAALTELKEPCEIILYTDSQYVKNAFTKKWIDNWQKNGWKTAAKKPVKNKDLWLQFIPLLEKHDVTFRWVKGHSGDPENERCDDLARNAALSGDLIVDEGA from the coding sequence ATGTCTAAAAAGAAAATGACCATTTACACGGACGGTTCCTGTCTTGGTAACCCCGGCAAGGGCGGTTACGGTGCAGTTCTCCTGTTCAACGAACACCGCAAGGAACTTGCACAGGGTTACAAGAGAACAACCAACAACCGCATGGAAATGCGTGCGGTAATCGCGGCCCTTACTGAACTCAAGGAGCCTTGTGAGATTATCCTGTATACTGATTCCCAGTACGTGAAGAACGCCTTCACCAAGAAGTGGATCGACAATTGGCAGAAGAATGGTTGGAAGACCGCAGCCAAGAAGCCGGTTAAAAACAAGGATCTCTGGTTGCAGTTTATCCCTCTGCTGGAGAAGCATGATGTGACTTTTCGCTGGGTAAAGGGACATTCCGGGGACCCTGAGAACGAACGTTGTGACGATCTGGCCCGCAATGCGGCCTTGTCCGGTGATTTAATTGTAGATGAGGGAGCTTAA
- a CDS encoding alpha/beta hydrolase, protein MKKSFLFRTAAIVLTLTSLLLSAGCSKSSTDTINKWGNDLTKALTTENPFQEIELFYGTDRKATGSTVPDKAFGNKEGTLSWGACTVSIPYDKEIKTLKKSHFTMTSYGLSPACEYEIKDVRQLPLRSFETILPKRLEDNPDNSVLIFVHGFNISFIEAAKRTARMSYQMQYQGAPLFFSWPAQGDKLDYLTDEQSADHTVPQLTEFLKVVAEKSTAENIYLIGSSMGCEPLCEALADLDLSSENMDRIKELILITPDINRNKFAEKILPKLHNTRARITVYTSSRDDKLALAHKQRTGVRLGDVVNNADLPGIDFVDASAIDTSLNGKPRFVKQTSTYNDISNIVK, encoded by the coding sequence ATGAAAAAATCATTTTTATTCAGAACAGCAGCAATTGTCCTGACACTTACCTCACTGTTACTGTCAGCTGGTTGCTCCAAAAGCAGCACCGACACAATCAACAAATGGGGCAATGACCTGACCAAGGCCCTAACCACCGAAAATCCTTTTCAGGAAATTGAACTTTTCTACGGCACTGACCGCAAAGCAACAGGAAGCACCGTCCCGGACAAAGCTTTCGGAAATAAAGAAGGAACCCTAAGCTGGGGAGCCTGCACGGTCAGCATACCCTACGATAAAGAGATTAAGACCCTGAAGAAATCACACTTCACCATGACTTCCTACGGCCTAAGTCCGGCCTGCGAATACGAAATTAAAGATGTCCGCCAACTTCCTCTGCGCTCATTTGAAACTATCCTGCCAAAACGTCTGGAAGACAATCCCGACAATTCAGTCCTCATTTTCGTACACGGCTTCAACATCTCCTTTATAGAAGCAGCCAAACGCACCGCCCGCATGAGCTATCAGATGCAATATCAGGGCGCACCGCTCTTTTTCAGCTGGCCGGCACAAGGCGATAAACTTGATTATCTCACAGATGAACAGAGCGCGGATCACACTGTGCCGCAGCTAACTGAATTTCTGAAAGTAGTGGCTGAAAAATCCACCGCAGAAAATATCTACCTCATCGGCAGCAGCATGGGCTGCGAACCGCTCTGCGAAGCCCTTGCAGATCTGGACTTAAGCTCTGAAAACATGGATCGCATCAAAGAACTGATCCTCATCACCCCGGACATCAACCGCAATAAATTTGCCGAAAAGATACTGCCCAAGTTGCATAACACCAGAGCACGCATCACGGTCTACACCTCCAGCCGGGATGACAAACTGGCCCTCGCACACAAGCAACGCACAGGAGTAAGGCTGGGAGATGTAGTTAATAATGCCGACCTACCGGGCATAGACTTTGTGGATGCTTCCGCCATAGACACCAGCCTCAACGGCAAGCCCCGCTTTGTGAAGCAGACTTCAACCTACAACGATATATCAAATATAGTTAAATAA
- a CDS encoding universal stress protein yields the protein MAEIKKILCAVDFSDHSPVVAEYASTLAKTLDAEIVCLYVAPSLDQYVGFHVPPSSIENFVGEIVTGADSTMNTFITENFKDVPANGKVVTGYAAEEILAIAESENADMIIMGTHGRAGIDRILFGSVAEKVVKSAKSPVLTIRPS from the coding sequence ATGGCTGAAATCAAGAAGATACTCTGTGCAGTGGACTTTTCGGATCACAGCCCCGTTGTAGCAGAATACGCAAGCACCCTTGCAAAGACACTGGATGCTGAAATCGTCTGCCTCTACGTGGCACCTTCACTGGACCAGTATGTGGGCTTCCACGTGCCCCCCAGTTCTATTGAAAACTTTGTCGGTGAAATTGTAACCGGCGCAGATTCTACAATGAATACGTTCATCACTGAAAACTTCAAGGACGTACCTGCCAACGGCAAGGTCGTCACTGGCTATGCGGCTGAAGAAATTCTCGCCATTGCCGAAAGCGAGAACGCGGACATGATCATCATGGGAACTCACGGGCGTGCAGGCATTGACCGCATCTTGTTCGGTTCCGTTGCTGAAAAGGTGGTTAAGTCCGCCAAGAGTCCGGTTCTGACTATTAGACCCTCCTAA
- a CDS encoding (d)CMP kinase — translation MDKPFIVTLDGPAGVGKSTLAKRLADHFEIAYLDTGAMFRGTAWKLGEGSWDWDADKLAEALKGLEFTLSGSGSESILSLNGTPLTDEIRTETVGMWASNMAKIPAVRELQKIAQRNIGETTPLIAEGRDMGTVIFPKAPCKFFLDADLEERARRRFEQLKDMGKSANMAELIEQIRARDDQDRNRKVAPLKPAEDSIIVDTTHLDINGVFDKLVFETEKKVK, via the coding sequence ATGGACAAACCCTTTATCGTAACCCTTGACGGTCCGGCCGGGGTCGGCAAATCCACCCTTGCCAAACGTCTGGCCGACCACTTTGAGATCGCTTACCTTGATACCGGGGCCATGTTCCGCGGAACAGCCTGGAAACTGGGCGAAGGTTCATGGGACTGGGATGCGGACAAACTTGCAGAAGCCCTTAAAGGACTTGAATTTACCCTCTCAGGTAGCGGCTCTGAATCTATCCTCAGTCTGAACGGAACACCGCTCACTGACGAAATCCGCACCGAGACTGTGGGCATGTGGGCCTCTAACATGGCTAAAATCCCGGCTGTGCGCGAATTACAAAAAATCGCCCAGCGCAACATCGGTGAAACAACCCCGCTTATTGCTGAAGGCCGTGATATGGGTACAGTCATCTTCCCGAAGGCCCCCTGTAAATTCTTCCTAGATGCCGATCTTGAAGAGCGGGCACGTAGACGATTCGAACAACTAAAAGACATGGGCAAGTCCGCAAACATGGCAGAACTTATTGAGCAGATTCGCGCCCGTGATGATCAGGACCGCAACCGCAAGGTGGCTCCGCTCAAACCCGCTGAAGATTCTATCATCGTAGATACCACCCATCTTGATATCAACGGGGTCTTTGACAAGCTTGTTTTCGAAACTGAAAAAAAAGTTAAATAG
- a CDS encoding histidinol-phosphate transaminase gives MSAIKVRSDMMNSKPYAPGLTIEEIKEKYGLDTVIKLASNENPLGTSPMAQKAINRHAPSVFRYPHNGNPRLNAAIAKRTGVSEEQIISGNGSDEILDLLVRIKANPGQDEVLTYESCFSMYRLMSHLCAINFRQIPRDAGHKQPLKALTEAVSEKTAIVFMTSPDNPTGLAVTVDEVREMAASIPEQTLLVIDEAYIEFARPAEKYDMRGLLDEFPNIVLTRTFSKAYGLAGLRIGYGIMSPQLAGYIKSARAPFTVNLLAEEAAIAVLEDEAFFQTTMDVVLRGRKLFTEEIRKMGCEVLDSQANFIMFKPSRDAMEVFQELLERGIIVRPLKSFGLGEYIRVNMGTDQENKIFLKTLKEVL, from the coding sequence ATGTCCGCCATTAAAGTCCGCTCTGATATGATGAATTCAAAGCCCTATGCACCGGGCCTGACCATCGAAGAAATCAAGGAAAAATACGGTCTCGATACTGTCATCAAACTTGCCAGTAACGAAAACCCGCTGGGCACTTCTCCCATGGCCCAAAAAGCCATCAACCGCCACGCTCCATCTGTCTTCCGCTATCCGCACAACGGCAATCCGCGCTTAAACGCAGCCATTGCCAAACGCACAGGCGTGTCTGAAGAGCAGATCATCAGCGGTAACGGCTCGGATGAGATCCTCGACCTGCTTGTGCGCATCAAGGCCAATCCCGGACAGGATGAAGTGCTGACTTACGAATCCTGCTTCAGCATGTATCGGCTCATGTCCCATCTCTGCGCCATCAATTTCCGTCAAATTCCCCGTGATGCAGGCCACAAACAGCCCCTGAAGGCTCTGACGGAAGCTGTGAGCGAAAAGACCGCCATCGTCTTCATGACCTCCCCGGATAACCCCACCGGTCTGGCTGTGACTGTTGATGAAGTGCGTGAAATGGCTGCCTCCATTCCCGAACAGACCCTGCTGGTCATTGACGAAGCATACATCGAGTTTGCCCGCCCCGCTGAAAAATACGACATGCGCGGCCTGCTCGACGAATTTCCCAATATAGTGCTGACCCGCACCTTCTCCAAGGCTTACGGTCTGGCCGGACTGCGTATCGGCTACGGCATCATGAGTCCGCAACTGGCCGGATACATCAAAAGTGCCCGCGCCCCCTTTACCGTCAATCTACTGGCCGAAGAAGCAGCAATCGCAGTGCTGGAAGATGAAGCATTTTTCCAGACAACCATGGATGTGGTCCTGCGCGGACGTAAACTTTTCACTGAAGAAATCCGCAAAATGGGCTGCGAGGTACTTGATTCTCAAGCCAACTTCATTATGTTCAAGCCCTCCCGTGACGCCATGGAAGTTTTCCAAGAACTGCTGGAACGGGGCATCATCGTCCGCCCGCTTAAAAGCTTCGGCCTTGGCGAGTACATCCGGGTCAATATGGGCACTGACCAAGAAAACAAAATTTTTCTGAAAACACTCAAGGAGGTCCTTTAA
- a CDS encoding type II toxin-antitoxin system RelE/ParE family toxin, which translates to MQIIWSKSAEKDLDSILEYFKDKGEEDVGLKIITQLLNSTSRLEKFPHSGRQSVLPQRRELVIPDLPYFLLYRISTQVRIIRVIHTSKLWRG; encoded by the coding sequence ATGCAAATAATATGGTCCAAATCAGCAGAAAAAGATCTGGACTCCATTCTTGAATACTTCAAAGACAAAGGCGAAGAAGACGTCGGCCTGAAAATAATTACACAGTTACTTAATTCCACTTCACGCTTAGAGAAATTCCCCCATTCTGGAAGACAAAGCGTTTTACCTCAGCGCAGAGAACTGGTTATCCCCGATCTGCCGTATTTTCTTCTTTACAGAATTTCCACACAGGTAAGAATCATACGTGTAATCCACACCTCAAAATTATGGCGGGGTTGA
- a CDS encoding phosphomannomutase/phosphoglucomutase: MKEIRREIFRAYDIRGVVDQDFDEQWVERLGRACGTWFRSKGWDRAVLGHDCRHSSPAYQQAVGRGLNKSGVDVLFLNLIPTPALYFAAKKLDYKAGVMITASHNPPEFNGFKIWGGDTTIHTDDIQEIYNIMESGKFVEGSGVASYHDIVPYYIEDLLSGIKLKRPLKVVLDGGNGAGGHIALELLRQAGAEVIPQYCEPDGDFPNHHPDPVVAEYMGDLFKAVVEHGAEVGIGLDGDADRIGAVDEQGNLIPGDRLVALYAREMLERKPGETVVADVKCSHLLFDDISKHGGEPLMARTGHSVMKAKMIETGAGLGGEMSGHIFFSDRFYGFDDGLYSALRLLEILSATEIPLSKMWDEWPQTFFTPELRVEYPEKIKFKLVERAAQELAKDYEVISIDGVRVVFEGGWALVRASNTQAALTLRFEASSQDQLSEIKSTVEALLKRLAAELCS; this comes from the coding sequence ATGAAGGAAATAAGAAGAGAAATTTTCAGGGCCTACGATATCCGCGGGGTTGTGGATCAGGATTTTGATGAGCAGTGGGTTGAGCGTTTGGGCCGGGCCTGCGGTACATGGTTTCGTTCCAAGGGTTGGGACCGGGCGGTGCTCGGTCATGACTGCCGCCATAGTTCTCCTGCCTATCAACAGGCCGTGGGGCGGGGGCTTAATAAATCCGGTGTGGATGTTCTTTTCTTGAACCTTATTCCTACTCCGGCATTATATTTTGCAGCGAAAAAACTGGACTACAAAGCCGGGGTAATGATCACTGCCAGCCACAATCCTCCGGAGTTCAATGGTTTCAAGATTTGGGGTGGCGATACCACTATCCATACCGATGACATTCAGGAAATCTACAATATAATGGAATCCGGGAAGTTCGTTGAGGGAAGCGGCGTGGCTTCCTATCATGATATTGTTCCCTATTATATTGAAGACCTGCTTTCCGGTATTAAGCTTAAGCGCCCGCTCAAAGTTGTGCTGGACGGAGGTAACGGGGCCGGGGGCCATATCGCTCTGGAACTGCTCCGTCAGGCCGGGGCCGAGGTCATTCCCCAGTACTGCGAACCGGACGGCGATTTCCCCAACCATCACCCGGACCCGGTGGTTGCCGAATATATGGGAGACTTGTTCAAGGCTGTGGTTGAACACGGTGCTGAAGTAGGTATAGGTCTTGACGGTGATGCCGACCGCATCGGGGCGGTGGACGAGCAGGGTAATCTTATCCCCGGAGACAGGCTTGTGGCTCTGTATGCCCGTGAAATGCTGGAGCGCAAGCCCGGAGAGACTGTGGTGGCAGACGTAAAATGCAGTCATCTTCTTTTTGATGATATTTCCAAGCACGGCGGTGAGCCGCTCATGGCCCGTACCGGGCATTCGGTCATGAAGGCCAAGATGATTGAGACCGGAGCCGGACTGGGCGGCGAGATGAGCGGGCATATTTTCTTTTCCGACCGTTTCTACGGATTTGATGATGGTCTTTATTCCGCCTTGCGGTTGTTGGAAATTTTATCTGCTACTGAGATTCCCCTTTCAAAAATGTGGGATGAATGGCCGCAGACTTTCTTTACCCCTGAACTGCGCGTTGAGTATCCCGAAAAAATCAAGTTCAAGCTGGTTGAAAGGGCGGCGCAGGAACTTGCCAAGGATTATGAAGTTATAAGTATCGACGGCGTGCGTGTTGTTTTTGAAGGTGGTTGGGCCCTTGTGCGGGCATCCAATACTCAGGCGGCCCTGACACTTCGTTTTGAGGCTTCCTCGCAAGATCAACTTTCTGAAATAAAGAGTACCGTGGAAGCCTTGCTTAAGCGGCTGGCTGCGGAGCTTTGCTCATAG
- a CDS encoding ribbon-helix-helix protein, CopG family — protein MQKGISTRFDENTLIRLEEMADQLGASRSSIIKDAVNHYLEYLTWYAEEARQGEEDIERGDFTTHDDIKAKFNKLGAKCK, from the coding sequence ATGCAGAAAGGGATTAGCACCAGATTTGATGAGAACACCTTAATCCGACTGGAAGAAATGGCCGATCAGCTTGGTGCCAGCCGCTCCAGCATAATAAAGGATGCTGTTAACCATTATCTTGAATATCTCACTTGGTATGCTGAAGAAGCACGGCAGGGAGAAGAAGATATCGAGCGCGGGGATTTCACAACCCATGACGACATAAAAGCTAAATTCAACAAGCTTGGCGCAAAATGCAAATAA
- the rsgA gene encoding ribosome small subunit-dependent GTPase A, with translation MKIFYELAECFSSDKNLKVLGWDEFFHENASDTEVPARVVSVNKDLFALSQGGKDLQATLSGKVRYKAGVPNSEGLFPVTGDWVLVRDSVITRVLPRRNTLSRGAAGGRGKNSDAATEEQIMAANLDTVLIVCGLDRDYNVRRIERYLTLVYNCNLSPAIVLTKADLHEDPLGCVDEVEGVAFGVPVHLVSAEDEVGVLELEQYLSSGKTVSMIGSSGAGKSTLLNRLYGESVQQTGSVSQSVGKGRHTTTGRDLIIMPQGGMLIDNPGIREIAFYSNDGGVEDAFADIEQYARYCRFSDCDHLNDPGCNVLKAVTNEELSAERLESYYKMKRELDYLSQRQYKTADRVEKERWRDIALHIKKMKKTRKKG, from the coding sequence ATGAAAATTTTTTACGAATTAGCAGAATGTTTCTCCAGCGATAAGAACCTTAAAGTTTTGGGCTGGGATGAGTTTTTTCATGAAAATGCCAGCGACACAGAAGTTCCCGCCAGAGTTGTCAGCGTGAACAAGGATCTGTTTGCCCTGAGTCAGGGCGGTAAGGATTTGCAGGCCACGCTTTCCGGCAAAGTCCGTTATAAAGCAGGGGTGCCGAACTCAGAGGGATTGTTCCCGGTTACTGGTGATTGGGTGCTTGTCCGGGATTCAGTCATTACAAGGGTTTTGCCGCGGCGTAATACGTTATCGCGCGGTGCTGCCGGGGGACGCGGAAAAAACAGTGACGCAGCAACCGAAGAGCAGATTATGGCTGCCAATCTGGATACTGTACTCATTGTTTGCGGTCTGGATCGTGATTACAATGTCCGGCGTATCGAGCGCTATCTGACTCTTGTTTATAACTGCAATCTGTCTCCCGCAATAGTTCTGACCAAGGCTGACCTGCATGAAGATCCACTGGGCTGTGTTGACGAGGTGGAGGGAGTTGCTTTCGGTGTTCCTGTGCACCTCGTTTCTGCTGAGGATGAAGTCGGAGTTTTAGAACTGGAGCAATATCTGTCTTCGGGAAAGACCGTATCCATGATCGGTTCATCAGGAGCTGGTAAATCTACGCTCTTAAACAGGCTGTATGGCGAATCCGTGCAGCAAACGGGTTCAGTCAGCCAGAGTGTGGGTAAAGGCAGGCATACCACTACCGGACGCGATTTGATCATCATGCCGCAGGGCGGGATGTTGATAGATAATCCGGGGATTCGCGAAATCGCTTTTTACTCGAATGATGGCGGGGTGGAAGATGCCTTTGCGGATATCGAGCAATATGCCCGTTACTGCCGTTTTTCAGATTGCGACCATCTAAATGATCCCGGTTGCAACGTGCTGAAGGCGGTCACGAATGAAGAACTTTCTGCTGAACGGCTTGAAAGTTATTACAAAATGAAGCGTGAACTGGATTACCTTTCACAGAGGCAGTACAAAACCGCTGATCGGGTGGAAAAAGAACGCTGGCGCGATATTGCCCTGCATATAAAGAAGATGAAGAAGACAAGGAAAAAAGGCTAA
- a CDS encoding radical SAM protein has product MFNIPYVEVHTVDHCNNSCRWCHNYSPFCPEKEYEASDYFPGLDILNDDRFHLGAISLMGGEPFLHSDITRFAFHIWERYERPLVITSNGFWLSEDAVRAYKDLWKLMALVKISRYPTIEKRLGGYEEAYRIAMLIKEDNPNIRIEFPQKAVFNKLETFDQPREVKRFCGNSHCMALLRDMTVHRCGAGGYQRFAPEGMLSEGFTSCPHMSYDLKNFDYHDFVLWRSRYPLEACSYCNFSDRTPSVGWKVEKGHKPFNKYYEIAYHYNLAKNMIIQESFADAQNRAEFIRNNYGQQPQIDVIKGLIATQHGDLPGSLEAFSAALQQDPDDVEAKYFLDLVRQQIKPS; this is encoded by the coding sequence ATGTTTAATATTCCATACGTTGAAGTACATACAGTAGACCATTGCAACAACAGCTGCCGCTGGTGCCACAATTATTCCCCTTTCTGCCCGGAAAAGGAATACGAGGCCAGTGACTATTTCCCCGGCCTTGATATTCTTAACGATGATAGATTCCATCTTGGAGCCATCTCGCTCATGGGCGGGGAGCCATTCCTGCATTCGGATATCACCCGTTTCGCTTTCCACATCTGGGAAAGATACGAACGCCCCCTGGTCATCACCAGCAATGGTTTCTGGCTTTCCGAAGATGCTGTGCGCGCTTACAAAGATCTCTGGAAACTCATGGCGCTTGTTAAAATTTCCCGCTACCCGACCATCGAAAAACGACTAGGCGGATACGAAGAAGCCTATCGAATAGCCATGCTGATCAAAGAAGACAACCCCAATATAAGGATTGAATTCCCCCAAAAGGCTGTTTTCAACAAACTGGAAACCTTCGACCAACCAAGGGAAGTAAAAAGATTTTGCGGCAACTCTCATTGCATGGCCCTGCTACGCGATATGACCGTGCATCGCTGCGGTGCCGGAGGATATCAACGGTTTGCCCCAGAAGGCATGCTTAGCGAAGGGTTCACAAGCTGTCCCCACATGTCTTACGACCTGAAAAATTTCGACTACCATGACTTTGTGCTCTGGAGGTCTCGCTATCCCCTTGAAGCCTGCTCCTACTGTAATTTCTCCGACCGCACCCCTTCGGTAGGCTGGAAGGTTGAAAAAGGACACAAGCCCTTTAACAAATATTATGAAATCGCTTACCACTACAATCTGGCCAAAAACATGATAATTCAGGAAAGTTTTGCTGATGCGCAAAACAGAGCCGAATTTATCCGCAACAACTACGGGCAGCAGCCACAGATTGATGTAATCAAAGGTCTAATTGCAACACAGCACGGAGATTTACCCGGCAGTCTTGAAGCCTTTTCTGCCGCCTTGCAGCAGGACCCGGATGATGTAGAGGCCAAATACTTCCTTGATTTAGTGCGCCAACAAATAAAACCATCCTGA
- a CDS encoding HAD-IIB family hydrolase, whose translation MKISSILKKIFPEPLGPVSENLTDELAASFFPADSTRLAHMRQASGTARRLAAQMDYDAETADKIVTAALFHDVGYSEKLSKTGFHPLDGAAYLAHCNAPEDLIQAVLWHSSTPVEIESLPEIKKIYDNFPGPNYECPIHKAVAYCDFRTSPVGESYSVGQRIVELESRFGVDSVPPAIARKTLPYTRNNQQDFAKTIACMQGKNLPWIFCDIDNTLIMPGERIDRRTLNAINRYTTAGGHFSLITGKHMISVPHLISSVGEQTPHAGVNGSVIVRNGKLEVFGETVGPFKAIEDALIDAGVNYATYVSDSIWTRADLNEKELNDFIKVGETLPQSGPTPEDKSAIKILTFSHREQTKQCELVRKLAEEHGMSCVRTAEDFLEIGPAGHGKHSAMMQIMKEADWSDLNSIAIGDSENDLTMFGHVGLSAVVANAAPEALPAADLHIPACNEYGVARLLDALVDSAQDGCWSIPHNWLAVYK comes from the coding sequence GTGAAAATATCTTCTATTCTGAAAAAAATATTCCCTGAACCACTCGGCCCGGTTTCCGAAAACCTGACCGATGAACTGGCGGCATCCTTTTTTCCGGCAGATTCAACCAGACTGGCCCACATGCGTCAGGCCAGTGGCACTGCCCGCAGGCTTGCAGCACAAATGGATTATGATGCGGAAACAGCGGATAAAATAGTAACCGCAGCCCTTTTCCATGATGTGGGCTACTCCGAAAAGCTGAGCAAAACCGGTTTTCATCCTCTTGACGGAGCAGCTTACCTCGCCCACTGCAATGCACCGGAAGATTTAATTCAGGCCGTGCTCTGGCATTCCAGCACCCCGGTTGAGATTGAGAGCCTGCCTGAAATCAAGAAGATTTACGACAATTTCCCCGGCCCCAACTATGAATGCCCCATCCACAAGGCCGTGGCTTATTGTGATTTCAGGACCTCCCCTGTTGGGGAATCATATTCTGTAGGGCAACGCATAGTTGAACTTGAGAGCAGGTTCGGCGTAGATTCCGTGCCCCCGGCCATAGCGCGCAAAACCCTGCCTTACACCCGTAACAACCAACAGGACTTCGCTAAGACAATAGCCTGTATGCAGGGAAAAAACCTGCCTTGGATTTTCTGCGACATCGACAACACGCTGATCATGCCCGGAGAGCGTATTGATCGCCGGACCTTAAACGCCATCAACCGCTACACCACCGCAGGCGGACACTTTTCGCTCATCACCGGGAAACACATGATCAGCGTACCGCACCTGATCAGCAGTGTCGGCGAACAAACACCTCATGCTGGGGTTAACGGCTCAGTGATCGTACGCAATGGTAAGCTGGAAGTATTCGGGGAAACAGTAGGACCGTTCAAAGCCATCGAAGATGCTCTCATAGATGCCGGAGTCAACTACGCCACTTATGTGAGCGATTCCATCTGGACCCGTGCGGACCTCAACGAAAAAGAGCTTAATGACTTCATCAAAGTAGGCGAAACCCTGCCCCAGTCCGGTCCGACCCCGGAAGACAAGAGCGCCATCAAGATCCTGACATTTTCCCATCGCGAGCAGACTAAGCAGTGCGAACTGGTCCGCAAGCTTGCCGAAGAACACGGTATGAGTTGCGTACGCACTGCCGAAGATTTTCTTGAAATCGGACCTGCGGGACACGGCAAGCACTCCGCCATGATGCAGATTATGAAAGAAGCCGACTGGTCTGACCTTAACTCCATTGCCATCGGCGACAGCGAGAACGACCTGACCATGTTCGGCCATGTGGGTTTAAGTGCAGTGGTTGCCAACGCAGCCCCCGAAGCATTACCCGCAGCTGACCTGCATATCCCGGCCTGCAATGAATACGGGGTGGCCCGCTTGCTGGATGCCCTCGTAGATTCCGCGCAGGACGGCTGCTGGTCCATTCCCCATAACTGGTTGGCCGTCTACAAGTAG